A region of Salvia splendens isolate huo1 chromosome 17, SspV2, whole genome shotgun sequence DNA encodes the following proteins:
- the LOC121774856 gene encoding uncharacterized protein LOC121774856, protein MFFITHRFEREMDGMREISRAYYERASEADKISIQRSFAKLDIDGNGKINLVEFKKSVSLWLSTDGVFEKLDENGDGCLDFEEFLCLYYMEEKVEIGKCSGCSELMVGPYFSCLLCLGRGADTYDLCCTCYRRRRGSSHEHSSQYMVDHHSLLMLFRHHIADDEKVRNKKEMEELRKVTKAYYRAASPQVKELAYEFFQSMDTDGDGRVDLSEFIAFMRREGYPFMQNRSFFEQLDLNSDGTLNFFEVMTLYYIIKSGRPFCDCCAKFIPGIFFSCVECFNNPNTSFHLCCDCYRMAKCNHNHDGRSQFLDNYALLQAIRDPGLAHASGANSNEACDEPTDAIVPVHHDSIVHTQNAIDPAPSDSKWNKFKTTLEALEVAVSVGNLSTTLCTIM, encoded by the exons atgttctTCATCACACATCGttttgagagagagatggatGGAATGAGAGAGATCTCAAGAGCCTACTACGAGAGAGCAAGCGAGGCCGACAAGATATCGATACAACGATCCTTCGCAAAACTCGACATCGACGGCAACGGCAAGATAAATCTGGTGGAGTTCAAGAAATCGGTGAGCTTGTGGCTGAGCACCGACGGTGTGTTCGAGAAACTCGATGAGAACGGGGACGGATGCCTCGATTTCGAGGAGTTTCTATGCCTTTACTACATGGAGGAGAAGGTGGAGATAGGCAAATGCAGCGGTTGCTCGGAGCTGATGGTGGGGCCCTACTTCTCTTGCTTGCTTTGCTTGGGAAGAGGCGCCGATACGTATGATCTCTGCTGCACTTGCTACCGCCGCCGCCGAGGTTCGTCGCATGAGCACTCCTCTCAGTACATGGTGGATCATCACTCTCTGCTCATGCTCTTCAGGCATCACATCGCTGACGATGAAAAAGTTCGGAACAAG AAAGAAATGGAGGAACTGCGCAAAGTCACAAAAGCCTATTACCGAGCCGCATCTCCACAGGTGAAAGAATTAGCATATGAGTTCTTCCAATCAATGGACACAGATGGCGACGGGCGAGTCGATCTATCCGAGTTCATAGCCTTCATGAGGCGCGAAGGCTATCCCTTCATGCAAAACCGTTCTTTCTTCGAACAGCTCGACCTAAACAGTGATGGCACCCTCAACTTCTTCGAGGTCATGACGCTTTACTACATCATTAAGAGCGGCCGCCCCTTCTGTGACTGCTGCGCCAAATTCATCCCCGGTATATTCTTCTCCTGCGTCGAGTGCTTTAACAATCCTAATACCTCGTTCCATCTGTGTTGTGATTGCTACCGGATGGCGAAATGCAATCATAATCACGACGGCCGGTCTCAGTTCTTGGACAATTATGCGCTTCTGCAAGCTATCAGAGATCCGGGGCTTGCTCATGCGTCAGGGGCAAATTCTAATGAG GCATGTGATGAACCCACAGATGCGATAGTTCCAGTACATCATGATAGCATTGTACATACACAAAATGCAATTGATCCAGCACCATCAGATTCAAAATGG AATAAATTCAAGACGACACTTGAGGCCTTGGAAGTAGCAGTCAGCGTTGGGAACCTTTCCACCACCTTGTGCACAATCATGTGA
- the LOC121774852 gene encoding heat shock cognate 70 kDa protein-like isoform X2, with protein sequence MPFSPSVSRAKLEALMAGEGEGRSIGIDLGTSYSCVAAWKRDHVEIIPNEQGNRTTPSHVAFSDSHRLIGDAANTQFAYNPFNTVFDAKRLIGCKFSDPTVQSDMNYWPFKVIPGTDNKPMIAVTYKGEEKQFSPEEISSMVLIKMKDIAEAYLGSTVKNAVVTVPAYFNDSQRQATMAAGAIAGLNILRIINEPTAAAIAYGLDNGVTSSEPKNVLIFDLGGGTFDVSVATIEAYDIVVKAIAGDTHLGGQDMDNRMVDHFSKEFEKKTGKDISGNAKAMRRLRNACERAKRGLSSAFETPIEIESLIDGIDMFSTISRVTFDDLNMDLFNKCMELVEKCVSDAKMEKSSVDEVLLVGGSSRIPKLQEMLKEFFDGKEVRKTINPDEAVAYGAAVLAAKLSGEGNEKVQKLILFEVTPLSLGVEIMGHLMSVCIPRNTPIPTRRVCTYRTLYDNQTAAGILVYEGERSKSKDNNLLGEFTLKGLPAAPRGDVEVKVCFEIDENGILNVSAEHIQTGIKDNITITNDKARLSNKEIERMIRDATKYKEEDEAFREKVKARSNLEDYAYKMRNSIRGAAKITAKDKKKMEDAFDSFKKWLESNKHAEVAHYINKMNELETVFNPIIATMN encoded by the exons ATGCCATTCTCACCGAGCGTCTCTCG CGCTAAGTTAGAAGCATTAATGGCGGGAGAGGGGGAAGGGCGGTCTATTGGGATCGATCTGGGGACGTCATATTCGTGTGTGGCAGCGTGGAAACGCGACCACGTTGAGATTATACCAAATGAACAGGGCAACCGCACCACGCCGTCTCACGTTGCTTTCTCTGACTCCCATCGTCTCATTGGTGACGCCGCCAACACTCAATTCGCCTATAATCCTTTCAACACTGTTTTCG ATGCAAAGAGGTTGATCGGTTGCAAATTCAGTGACCCAACGGTTCAGAGTGATATGAATTATTGGCCATTTAAGGTCATTCCTGGCACTGATAACAAGCCTATGATCGCGGTAACCTACAAAGGAGAGGAGAAACAATTTTCTCCTGAGGAGATCTCCTCAATGGTGCTCATTAAAATGAAGGATATCGCCGAGGCATATCTTGGATCAACTGTGAAGAACGCTGTTGTGACGGTGCCTGCTTATTTTAACGACTCTCAACGTCAGGCCACCATGGCCGCTGGAGCCATTGCCGGCCTTAACATTTTGAGGATCATCAATGAGCCTACTGCTGCAGCCATTGCGTACGGTCTTGATAATGGGGTTACCAGCTCGGAGCCAAAGAATGTGCTGATTTTCGACCTTGGTGGTGGCACGTTTGATGTGTCTGTGGCCACAATTGAGGCATATGACATTGTAGTTAAGGCTATCGCCGGTGATACTCATCTTGGAGGCCAGGACATGGACAATAGGATGGTGGATCACTTCAGCAAAGAGTTTGAAAAGAAGACTGGTAAGGATATTAGTGGGAATGCAAAAGCTATGAGGAGATTGAGGAATGCTTGTGAAAGAGCCAAGAGGGGTCTTTCCTCTGCTTTCGAAACTCCAATTGAGATAGAATCATTGATAGATGGGATTGATATGTTTTCGACTATTAGTCGTGTTACATTTGATGACCTCAACATGGATTTATTCAACAAGTGTATGGAGCTTGTTGAGAAATGCGTGAGTGATGCAAAGATGGAGAAAAGCAGTGTTGATGAGGTGTTGCTGGTGGGGGGCTCGAGTAGAATTCCTAAGCTGCAGGAGATGTTGAAGGAGTTTTTTGATGGGAAAGAGGTGCGCAAGACCATTAATCCAGACGAGGCTGTGGCTTATGGTGCGGCAGTGTTGGCCGCCAAGTTGAGTGGTGAAGGAAATGAGAAGGTGCAAAAGCTCATTCTTTTCGAAGTTACTCCATTGTCCCTTGGTGTTGAAATTATGGGACATCTGATGTCAGTGTGTATTCCAAGGAACACACCAATCCCAACTAGGCGGGTGTGTACTTATCGCACGCTGTATGACAACCAAACCGCTGCAGGTATTCTGGTGTATGAGGGCGAAAGAAGCAAGTCAAAAGACAACAACCTGCTGGGTGAATTCACACTCAAAGGCCTACCAGCAGCGCCCAGAGGTGATGTTGAAGTCAAAGTGTGCTTTGAAATCGATGAGAATGGTATCTTGAATGTGTCAGCAGAGCACATACAGACTGGAATAAAGGACAACATTACCATCACTAACGACAAGGCCAGACTGTCTAATAAAGAAATCGAAAGGATGATTCGGGACGCAACAAAGTACAAGGAGGAGGATGAGGCGTTTAGGGAGAAGGTTAAGGCCAGGTCTAACTTGGAGGACTACGCCTACAAAATGAGAAACTCCATTAGAGGTGCAGCAAAGATCACAGCAAAAGACAAGAAGAAGATGGAGGATGCTTTCGACTCTTTCAAAAAGTGGTTGGAGTCCAACAAACATGCAGAGGTTGCTCATTATATAAACAAGATGAACGAGCTTGAGACTGTTTTCAATCCCATCATCGCCACGATGAATTAA
- the LOC121774852 gene encoding heat shock cognate 70 kDa protein-like isoform X1 produces MPFSPSVSRSAKLEALMAGEGEGRSIGIDLGTSYSCVAAWKRDHVEIIPNEQGNRTTPSHVAFSDSHRLIGDAANTQFAYNPFNTVFDAKRLIGCKFSDPTVQSDMNYWPFKVIPGTDNKPMIAVTYKGEEKQFSPEEISSMVLIKMKDIAEAYLGSTVKNAVVTVPAYFNDSQRQATMAAGAIAGLNILRIINEPTAAAIAYGLDNGVTSSEPKNVLIFDLGGGTFDVSVATIEAYDIVVKAIAGDTHLGGQDMDNRMVDHFSKEFEKKTGKDISGNAKAMRRLRNACERAKRGLSSAFETPIEIESLIDGIDMFSTISRVTFDDLNMDLFNKCMELVEKCVSDAKMEKSSVDEVLLVGGSSRIPKLQEMLKEFFDGKEVRKTINPDEAVAYGAAVLAAKLSGEGNEKVQKLILFEVTPLSLGVEIMGHLMSVCIPRNTPIPTRRVCTYRTLYDNQTAAGILVYEGERSKSKDNNLLGEFTLKGLPAAPRGDVEVKVCFEIDENGILNVSAEHIQTGIKDNITITNDKARLSNKEIERMIRDATKYKEEDEAFREKVKARSNLEDYAYKMRNSIRGAAKITAKDKKKMEDAFDSFKKWLESNKHAEVAHYINKMNELETVFNPIIATMN; encoded by the exons ATGCCATTCTCACCGAGCGTCTCTCG CAGCGCTAAGTTAGAAGCATTAATGGCGGGAGAGGGGGAAGGGCGGTCTATTGGGATCGATCTGGGGACGTCATATTCGTGTGTGGCAGCGTGGAAACGCGACCACGTTGAGATTATACCAAATGAACAGGGCAACCGCACCACGCCGTCTCACGTTGCTTTCTCTGACTCCCATCGTCTCATTGGTGACGCCGCCAACACTCAATTCGCCTATAATCCTTTCAACACTGTTTTCG ATGCAAAGAGGTTGATCGGTTGCAAATTCAGTGACCCAACGGTTCAGAGTGATATGAATTATTGGCCATTTAAGGTCATTCCTGGCACTGATAACAAGCCTATGATCGCGGTAACCTACAAAGGAGAGGAGAAACAATTTTCTCCTGAGGAGATCTCCTCAATGGTGCTCATTAAAATGAAGGATATCGCCGAGGCATATCTTGGATCAACTGTGAAGAACGCTGTTGTGACGGTGCCTGCTTATTTTAACGACTCTCAACGTCAGGCCACCATGGCCGCTGGAGCCATTGCCGGCCTTAACATTTTGAGGATCATCAATGAGCCTACTGCTGCAGCCATTGCGTACGGTCTTGATAATGGGGTTACCAGCTCGGAGCCAAAGAATGTGCTGATTTTCGACCTTGGTGGTGGCACGTTTGATGTGTCTGTGGCCACAATTGAGGCATATGACATTGTAGTTAAGGCTATCGCCGGTGATACTCATCTTGGAGGCCAGGACATGGACAATAGGATGGTGGATCACTTCAGCAAAGAGTTTGAAAAGAAGACTGGTAAGGATATTAGTGGGAATGCAAAAGCTATGAGGAGATTGAGGAATGCTTGTGAAAGAGCCAAGAGGGGTCTTTCCTCTGCTTTCGAAACTCCAATTGAGATAGAATCATTGATAGATGGGATTGATATGTTTTCGACTATTAGTCGTGTTACATTTGATGACCTCAACATGGATTTATTCAACAAGTGTATGGAGCTTGTTGAGAAATGCGTGAGTGATGCAAAGATGGAGAAAAGCAGTGTTGATGAGGTGTTGCTGGTGGGGGGCTCGAGTAGAATTCCTAAGCTGCAGGAGATGTTGAAGGAGTTTTTTGATGGGAAAGAGGTGCGCAAGACCATTAATCCAGACGAGGCTGTGGCTTATGGTGCGGCAGTGTTGGCCGCCAAGTTGAGTGGTGAAGGAAATGAGAAGGTGCAAAAGCTCATTCTTTTCGAAGTTACTCCATTGTCCCTTGGTGTTGAAATTATGGGACATCTGATGTCAGTGTGTATTCCAAGGAACACACCAATCCCAACTAGGCGGGTGTGTACTTATCGCACGCTGTATGACAACCAAACCGCTGCAGGTATTCTGGTGTATGAGGGCGAAAGAAGCAAGTCAAAAGACAACAACCTGCTGGGTGAATTCACACTCAAAGGCCTACCAGCAGCGCCCAGAGGTGATGTTGAAGTCAAAGTGTGCTTTGAAATCGATGAGAATGGTATCTTGAATGTGTCAGCAGAGCACATACAGACTGGAATAAAGGACAACATTACCATCACTAACGACAAGGCCAGACTGTCTAATAAAGAAATCGAAAGGATGATTCGGGACGCAACAAAGTACAAGGAGGAGGATGAGGCGTTTAGGGAGAAGGTTAAGGCCAGGTCTAACTTGGAGGACTACGCCTACAAAATGAGAAACTCCATTAGAGGTGCAGCAAAGATCACAGCAAAAGACAAGAAGAAGATGGAGGATGCTTTCGACTCTTTCAAAAAGTGGTTGGAGTCCAACAAACATGCAGAGGTTGCTCATTATATAAACAAGATGAACGAGCTTGAGACTGTTTTCAATCCCATCATCGCCACGATGAATTAA
- the LOC121774852 gene encoding heat shock cognate 70 kDa protein-like isoform X3: protein MSDQGTSFSGEPNGWKDAKRLIGCKFSDPTVQSDMNYWPFKVIPGTDNKPMIAVTYKGEEKQFSPEEISSMVLIKMKDIAEAYLGSTVKNAVVTVPAYFNDSQRQATMAAGAIAGLNILRIINEPTAAAIAYGLDNGVTSSEPKNVLIFDLGGGTFDVSVATIEAYDIVVKAIAGDTHLGGQDMDNRMVDHFSKEFEKKTGKDISGNAKAMRRLRNACERAKRGLSSAFETPIEIESLIDGIDMFSTISRVTFDDLNMDLFNKCMELVEKCVSDAKMEKSSVDEVLLVGGSSRIPKLQEMLKEFFDGKEVRKTINPDEAVAYGAAVLAAKLSGEGNEKVQKLILFEVTPLSLGVEIMGHLMSVCIPRNTPIPTRRVCTYRTLYDNQTAAGILVYEGERSKSKDNNLLGEFTLKGLPAAPRGDVEVKVCFEIDENGILNVSAEHIQTGIKDNITITNDKARLSNKEIERMIRDATKYKEEDEAFREKVKARSNLEDYAYKMRNSIRGAAKITAKDKKKMEDAFDSFKKWLESNKHAEVAHYINKMNELETVFNPIIATMN from the exons ATGAGCGATCAGGGGACTTCTTTCTCCGGAGAGCCTAATGGGTGGAAAG ATGCAAAGAGGTTGATCGGTTGCAAATTCAGTGACCCAACGGTTCAGAGTGATATGAATTATTGGCCATTTAAGGTCATTCCTGGCACTGATAACAAGCCTATGATCGCGGTAACCTACAAAGGAGAGGAGAAACAATTTTCTCCTGAGGAGATCTCCTCAATGGTGCTCATTAAAATGAAGGATATCGCCGAGGCATATCTTGGATCAACTGTGAAGAACGCTGTTGTGACGGTGCCTGCTTATTTTAACGACTCTCAACGTCAGGCCACCATGGCCGCTGGAGCCATTGCCGGCCTTAACATTTTGAGGATCATCAATGAGCCTACTGCTGCAGCCATTGCGTACGGTCTTGATAATGGGGTTACCAGCTCGGAGCCAAAGAATGTGCTGATTTTCGACCTTGGTGGTGGCACGTTTGATGTGTCTGTGGCCACAATTGAGGCATATGACATTGTAGTTAAGGCTATCGCCGGTGATACTCATCTTGGAGGCCAGGACATGGACAATAGGATGGTGGATCACTTCAGCAAAGAGTTTGAAAAGAAGACTGGTAAGGATATTAGTGGGAATGCAAAAGCTATGAGGAGATTGAGGAATGCTTGTGAAAGAGCCAAGAGGGGTCTTTCCTCTGCTTTCGAAACTCCAATTGAGATAGAATCATTGATAGATGGGATTGATATGTTTTCGACTATTAGTCGTGTTACATTTGATGACCTCAACATGGATTTATTCAACAAGTGTATGGAGCTTGTTGAGAAATGCGTGAGTGATGCAAAGATGGAGAAAAGCAGTGTTGATGAGGTGTTGCTGGTGGGGGGCTCGAGTAGAATTCCTAAGCTGCAGGAGATGTTGAAGGAGTTTTTTGATGGGAAAGAGGTGCGCAAGACCATTAATCCAGACGAGGCTGTGGCTTATGGTGCGGCAGTGTTGGCCGCCAAGTTGAGTGGTGAAGGAAATGAGAAGGTGCAAAAGCTCATTCTTTTCGAAGTTACTCCATTGTCCCTTGGTGTTGAAATTATGGGACATCTGATGTCAGTGTGTATTCCAAGGAACACACCAATCCCAACTAGGCGGGTGTGTACTTATCGCACGCTGTATGACAACCAAACCGCTGCAGGTATTCTGGTGTATGAGGGCGAAAGAAGCAAGTCAAAAGACAACAACCTGCTGGGTGAATTCACACTCAAAGGCCTACCAGCAGCGCCCAGAGGTGATGTTGAAGTCAAAGTGTGCTTTGAAATCGATGAGAATGGTATCTTGAATGTGTCAGCAGAGCACATACAGACTGGAATAAAGGACAACATTACCATCACTAACGACAAGGCCAGACTGTCTAATAAAGAAATCGAAAGGATGATTCGGGACGCAACAAAGTACAAGGAGGAGGATGAGGCGTTTAGGGAGAAGGTTAAGGCCAGGTCTAACTTGGAGGACTACGCCTACAAAATGAGAAACTCCATTAGAGGTGCAGCAAAGATCACAGCAAAAGACAAGAAGAAGATGGAGGATGCTTTCGACTCTTTCAAAAAGTGGTTGGAGTCCAACAAACATGCAGAGGTTGCTCATTATATAAACAAGATGAACGAGCTTGAGACTGTTTTCAATCCCATCATCGCCACGATGAATTAA